The Populus trichocarpa isolate Nisqually-1 chromosome 11, P.trichocarpa_v4.1, whole genome shotgun sequence genome has a segment encoding these proteins:
- the LOC7472311 gene encoding dof zinc finger protein DOF1.5 isoform X3 has protein sequence MASQEEGIKLFGATITLHDGQVISKEDQNKENPTIDKRPEKIIQCPRCKSMETKFCYFNNYNVNQPRHFCKGCQRYWTAGGALRNVPVGAGRRKTKPPGRGGPGGYSEECLFDGSGGVIHQFELDGVVLEELHLATTHGGFRQVFPVKRRRSGGSAQHEDQ, from the exons ATGGCTAGTCAAGAAGAGGGTATCAAGCTCTTCGGAGCAACAATTACGCTGCATGACGGGCAAGTAATCAGTAAAGAagatcaaaacaaagaaaatccaaCCATTGACAAGAGGCCAGAGAAGATCATACAATGCCCTAGATGCAAGAGCATGGAGACCAAGTTTTGTTACTTCAACAACTACAATGTTAACCAGCCAAGACATTTCTGTAAGGGCTGCCAGAGGTACTGGACTGCAGGTGGGGCCCTTCGAAATGTTCCCGTTGGAGCCGGCCGCCGGAAAACTAAGCCGCCTGGCCGGGGTGGTCCTGGTGGGTATTCAGAGGAGTGCTTGTTTGATGGCTCTGGTGGGGTGATTCACCAGTTTGAGCTAGATGGAGTTGTTTTGGAGGAGTTGCACTTGGCAACCACCCATGGCGGTTTCCGTCAGGTCTTCCCCGTGAAGCGGCGGAGGAGCGGTGGCTCAG CTCAACATGAAGATCAATGA
- the LOC7472311 gene encoding dof zinc finger protein DOF1.5 isoform X1 — protein sequence MASQEEGIKLFGATITLHDGQVISKEDQNKENPTIDKRPEKIIQCPRCKSMETKFCYFNNYNVNQPRHFCKGCQRYWTAGGALRNVPVGAGRRKTKPPGRGGPGGYSEECLFDGSGGVIHQFELDGVVLEELHLATTHGGFRQVFPVKRRRSGGSGGQNSQHEDQ from the exons ATGGCTAGTCAAGAAGAGGGTATCAAGCTCTTCGGAGCAACAATTACGCTGCATGACGGGCAAGTAATCAGTAAAGAagatcaaaacaaagaaaatccaaCCATTGACAAGAGGCCAGAGAAGATCATACAATGCCCTAGATGCAAGAGCATGGAGACCAAGTTTTGTTACTTCAACAACTACAATGTTAACCAGCCAAGACATTTCTGTAAGGGCTGCCAGAGGTACTGGACTGCAGGTGGGGCCCTTCGAAATGTTCCCGTTGGAGCCGGCCGCCGGAAAACTAAGCCGCCTGGCCGGGGTGGTCCTGGTGGGTATTCAGAGGAGTGCTTGTTTGATGGCTCTGGTGGGGTGATTCACCAGTTTGAGCTAGATGGAGTTGTTTTGGAGGAGTTGCACTTGGCAACCACCCATGGCGGTTTCCGTCAGGTCTTCCCCGTGAAGCGGCGGAGGAGCGGTGGCTCAGGTGGTCAAAACT CTCAACATGAAGATCAATGA
- the LOC7472311 gene encoding dof zinc finger protein DOF1.5 isoform X2 encodes MASQEEGIKLFGATITLHDGQVISKEDQNKENPTIDKRPEKIIQCPRCKSMETKFCYFNNYNVNQPRHFCKGCQRYWTAGGALRNVPVGAGRRKTKPPGRGGPGGYSEECLFDGSGGVIHQFELDGVVLEELHLATTHGGFRQVFPVKRRRSGGSGMFSPCRSST; translated from the exons ATGGCTAGTCAAGAAGAGGGTATCAAGCTCTTCGGAGCAACAATTACGCTGCATGACGGGCAAGTAATCAGTAAAGAagatcaaaacaaagaaaatccaaCCATTGACAAGAGGCCAGAGAAGATCATACAATGCCCTAGATGCAAGAGCATGGAGACCAAGTTTTGTTACTTCAACAACTACAATGTTAACCAGCCAAGACATTTCTGTAAGGGCTGCCAGAGGTACTGGACTGCAGGTGGGGCCCTTCGAAATGTTCCCGTTGGAGCCGGCCGCCGGAAAACTAAGCCGCCTGGCCGGGGTGGTCCTGGTGGGTATTCAGAGGAGTGCTTGTTTGATGGCTCTGGTGGGGTGATTCACCAGTTTGAGCTAGATGGAGTTGTTTTGGAGGAGTTGCACTTGGCAACCACCCATGGCGGTTTCCGTCAGGTCTTCCCCGTGAAGCGGCGGAGGAGCGGTGGCTCAG GGATGTTTTCTCCATGTCGCAGCTCAACATGA
- the LOC7455908 gene encoding 60S ribosomal protein L36-2 isoform X1 — translation MFLCFDVLKDVNAMAPKQPNTGLFVGLNKGHIVTKKELAPRPSDRKGKTSKRVQFVRSLIREVAGFAPYEKRITELLKVGKDKRALKVAKRKLGTHKRAKRKREEMSNVLRKMRAAGGGEKKK, via the exons atgtttctatGCTTTGATGTGCTTAAAGACGTAAAT gcaATGGCTCCCAAACAGCCAAATACTGGCCTTTTTGTGGGATTGAACAAGGGGCACATTGTGACCAAGAAGGAGCTAGCTCCTCGACCCTCTGATCGCAAAGGA AAAACCAGCAAAAGAGTGCAATTTGTTAGGAGTTTGATCAGGGAAGTTGCTGGTTTTGCACCTTATGAGAAGAGGATCACTGAGCTTCTCAAGGTTGGCAAGGACAAGCGTGCTTTGAAGGTAGCTAAAAGAAAGCTGGGCACGCACAAGAGGGCTAAGAGGAAGCGTGAGGAGATGTCTAATGTTCTCCGCAAGATGAG GGCTGCTGGAGGTGGTGAGAAGAAGAAGTGA
- the LOC7455908 gene encoding 60S ribosomal protein L36-2 isoform X2 encodes MAPKQPNTGLFVGLNKGHIVTKKELAPRPSDRKGKTSKRVQFVRSLIREVAGFAPYEKRITELLKVGKDKRALKVAKRKLGTHKRAKRKREEMSNVLRKMRAAGGGEKKK; translated from the exons ATGGCTCCCAAACAGCCAAATACTGGCCTTTTTGTGGGATTGAACAAGGGGCACATTGTGACCAAGAAGGAGCTAGCTCCTCGACCCTCTGATCGCAAAGGA AAAACCAGCAAAAGAGTGCAATTTGTTAGGAGTTTGATCAGGGAAGTTGCTGGTTTTGCACCTTATGAGAAGAGGATCACTGAGCTTCTCAAGGTTGGCAAGGACAAGCGTGCTTTGAAGGTAGCTAAAAGAAAGCTGGGCACGCACAAGAGGGCTAAGAGGAAGCGTGAGGAGATGTCTAATGTTCTCCGCAAGATGAG GGCTGCTGGAGGTGGTGAGAAGAAGAAGTGA
- the LOC7472310 gene encoding protein SCAR3 isoform X1: protein MPLVRFEVRNELRLGQGELCREANREEDPKAVLDAVAAAALVGILRQLGDLAEFAAEVFHGLQEQVMSTASRSHKLMVRVQNIEVALPPLEKVVLSQTSHIHFAYTAGSEWHPCIQNEQNHFIYNDLPRFIMDSYEECRDPPRLHLLDKFDTGGPGSCLKRYSDPTFFRRASSNATEPDAVKVPKDKRARETKKKHSSQRNRDSAHHASMSNHSGRMQFTTPTINGQTTPSHTASTTDMTLKYDAGDPSNSFDSRTGSGYVECVFQLNSSVRAEEDGLKEFSSSFMKRNDVRGSVFPDRQPDIADNNFHHISSPEQIAALSSSCVTWDEKAEIVEPRGQHGDEVSEMHAAESDLDTQDGLTANLKNPNPQNIVLDDANTPKSSSSNSQLDEVESEPDDFMDALNTIESESENDSDCQTKHEVEQFSSNVDNEVEETIHKVTAHISDHHPSEYESRTLSTSSNENIPCESPNSVSSKSFAHEQEYHISGKSSKLDSSPGIKFSTSADAIDNSKVEFVSDPSSSVSATSILNVQEPLSNKSIRSSNRSQESQADFSSVHSTTFWTNGGLLGLEPSKPPDFAVSNATSPDYVTRSEGEAGLPPNHTSMSSNDGGAPGRLIKDAGNMERVPSSKGSSSLQEDQGTKVEKPGDFHHGNKYSPSYEDGQKITTAVTPGNESQHDSDSKVTPIESSQDNDENSSQRHGFGHGLLVNGFSRKMSLVHDGECEPTRLLRTSTLEQQSWRNEVTHQATPEKAYNEQFGSKYSIDSLMSSPPLEHMKISFHPINGFEDSKLKLKFPDGNHCNASIRDMFPSFQLIPETAIPPRHVGSESDDDTFCRSSPYMSDDCLSHDSESHSDQWESDESPESKDHELYDASRRIFPGESFSSSPQPGEAGNNGICVDRGLPGMYTENGADDLSASLDLPCFDAMNPVVNGKTRDNLVQTNQIELEHLNDSTPLPPPLPPVQWRVSKPHSGISEGKQHSLSKVHEHAFDIKPLESTVPQQPKPAPAVEQKMKEDTIAFKPKSKQQDQQEFNCQKEANQSANGKDIDEKEDFLHQIRTKSFTLRRTATAKPTTLFSGPTASNKVSAILEKANAIRQAVASDDGEDDDTWSDT from the exons atgcCTTTGGTTCGGTTTGAAGTGAGAAATGAGTTGAGGTTAGGACAGGGTGAGCTGTGCAGAGAAGCAAACCGTGAAGAAGATCCAAAAGCCGTGCTTgatgctgttgctgctgctgctttggTTGGGATCTTGCGTCAACTAGGCGATCTTGCCGA ATTTGCAGCAGAGGTTTTCCATGGCTTACAAGAGCAAGTGATGTCTACAGCTTCTAGAAGTCATAAATTGATGGTTCGTGTGCAAAACATTGAAGTTGCACTCCCTCCTCTTGAAAAGGTGGTGCTTTCCCAAACAAGTCATATACATTTTGCGTACACAGCTG GTTCTGAGTGGCACCCTTGTATTCAAAATGAACAAAATCATTTCATCTACAATGACCTGCCACGATTCATTATGGATTCCTATGAAGAATGTCGTGATCCTCCACGTTTGCACTTGCTCGACAA ATTTGACACTGGTGGGCCAGGGTCTTGTTTAAAGAGATATTCAGATCCGACCTTCTTTAGGAGAGCATCTAGTAATGCCACTGAACCAGATGCTGTGAAAGTTCCAAAAGATAAGAGAGCTAGGGAAACCAAG AAAAAACATTCATCACAGAGGAACAGAGACTCGGCCCATCATGCATCAATGTCAAATCATAGTGGCAG AATGCAGTTTACTACTCCAACTATTAATGGACAGACCACTCCTTCTCATACGGCCTCTACAACTGACATGACATTAAAATATGACGCGGGTGATCCTTCAAATTCTTTTGATTCAAGAACTGGTTCAGGGTATGTTGAATGTGTGTTCCAACTAAATTCCTCAGTGCGAGCTGAAGAAGATGGACTGAAGGAATTCTCTTCAAGTTTCATGAAGCGCAATGATGTTCGTGGTTCAGTTTTTCCCGACAGACAACCTGACATTGCAGATAACAATTTTCATCACATTTCTTCACCAGAGCAGATTGCTGCCCTTAGTTCTTCTTGTGTTACTTGGGATGAAAAGGCAGAAATAGTAGAGCCTAGAGGTCAACATGGTGATGAAGTTTCAGAAATGCATGCTGCAGAGTCTGACCTAGATACACAGGATGGATTGACTGCCAATCTTAAAAATCCTAATCCTCAAAATATTGTTCTTGATGATGCAAATACTCCAAAATCAAGCTCTAGTAACAGCCAGCTCGACGAGGTTGAAAGCGAACCAGATGATTTCATGGATGCATTGAACACCATTGAGTCAGAATCTGAAAATGATAGTGATTGCCAAACAAAACATGAAGTTGAGCAATTTTCCTCCAATGTTGACAATGAAGTAGAGGAGACAATACACAAGGTAACAGCACATATTTCAGACCATCATCCATCTGAATATGAATCCCGTACCTTATCCACTTCCTCGAATGAAAACATTCCCTGTGAATCACCCAACTCAGTTTCCTCAAAGAGTTTTGCCCATGAACAGGAATATCATATTTCTGGAAAATCTTCCAAGTTAGACAGTTCACCAGGCATCAAATTTTCTACAAGTGCTGATGCCATTGATAATTCAAAAGTAGAATTTGTTAGTGATCCATCATCTTCTGTCTCTGCAACTTCAATTTTAAATGTACAAGAACCACTGAGCAATAAATCCATAAGAAGTTCCAATAGGTCTCAAGAATCCCAGGCTGATTTTTCCAGTGTTCATTCTACGACATTCTGGACAAATGGTGGCCTTTTAGGACTTGAGCCTTCAAAGCCTCCAGATTTTGCCGTATCAAATGCCACGAGTCCAGATTATGTGACCAGAAGTGAAGGTGAGGCAGGGCTGCCTCCAAATCACACTTCCATGTCAAGCAATGATGGAGGAGCACCTGGAAGATTGATCAAGGATGCAGGAAACATGGAAAGGGTTCCAAGTTCCAAAGGCTCCTCATCATTGCAGGAGGATCAAGGGACCAAAGTAGAAAAACCTGGTGATTTTCATCATGGAAATAAATATAGTCCTAGTTATGAGGATGGACAGAAAATTACCACTGCAGTAACACCAGGAAATGAGTCGCAGCATGATTCAGACTCCAAAGTGACGCCTATTGAGTCCAGTCAGGATAATGATGAAAATTCATCACAAAGGCATGGATTTGGACATGGGTTACTTGTTAATGGTTTTAGTAGAAAGATGTCATTGGTCCATGATGGTGAATGTGAACCAACTAGGTTACTGAGAACTAGTACATTAGAGCAGCAGAGCTGGCGAAATGAAGTTACACATCAAGCAACTCCAGAGAAAGCATACAATGAGCAGTTTGGAAGTAAATATTCTATTGATTCACTTATGTCTTCACCACCATTGGAACATATGAAAATATCTTTCCACCCTATCAATGGCTTTGAGGATTCTAAACTGAAACTGAAGTTTCCTGATGGGAACCACTGTAATGCAAGCATTAGAGACATGTTTCCATCATTTCAATTGATTCCGGAGACTGCTATTCCACCGCGCCATGTGGGTTCTGAATCTGATGATGATACGTTCTGTAGATCATCTCCTTATATGTCTGATGATTGTCTTAGCCATGACTCTGAATCACATTCTGATCAGTGGGAATCTGACGAGTCTCCTGAAAGCAAGGACCATGAGTTGTATGATGCTTCGCGCAGAATATTTCCAGGTGAATCTTTTTCAAGCTCACCGCAGCCTGGGGAAGCTGGCAATAATGGTATTTGCGTTGACAGGGGACTTCCAGGCATGTATACTGAGAATGGTGCAGATGATCTATCTGCTTCATTGGATCTGCCATGTTTTGATGCCATGAACCCTGTAGTGAATGGAAAAACAAGGGATAATTTAGTTCAAACGAATCAAATAGAGTTGGAGCATCTTAACGATTCCACTCCATTGCCACCACCTCTTCCTCCAGTTCAATGGAGAGTTTCAAAGCCCCACTCTGGTATATCAGAAGGCAAACAACATTCTCTATCCAAAGTTCATGAACATGCATTTGATATAAAACCTTTGGAATCTACTGTGCCCCAGCAACCTAAGCCTGCCCCAGCTGTTGAACAGAAAATGAAAGAGGATACTATTGCATTTAAACCTAAAAGCAAG CAACAGGACCAGCAGGAGTTCAATTGCCAGAAAGAAGCTAATCAATCTGCAAATGGCAAGGATATAGATGAAAAGGAAGATTTCTTGCATCAAATCAGAACCAAA TCATTCACTCTGAGACGCACCGCAACAGCAAAGCCTACTACTCTCTTCTCAGGTCCCACTGCGAGCAACAAAGTCAGTGCTATTTTGGAGAAAGCAAACGCAATCCGCCAG GCTGTTGCGAGTGATGATGGGGAAGATGATGATACTTGGAGTGACACTTGA
- the LOC7472310 gene encoding protein SCAR3 isoform X2 gives MSTASRSHKLMVRVQNIEVALPPLEKVVLSQTSHIHFAYTAGSEWHPCIQNEQNHFIYNDLPRFIMDSYEECRDPPRLHLLDKFDTGGPGSCLKRYSDPTFFRRASSNATEPDAVKVPKDKRARETKKKHSSQRNRDSAHHASMSNHSGRMQFTTPTINGQTTPSHTASTTDMTLKYDAGDPSNSFDSRTGSGYVECVFQLNSSVRAEEDGLKEFSSSFMKRNDVRGSVFPDRQPDIADNNFHHISSPEQIAALSSSCVTWDEKAEIVEPRGQHGDEVSEMHAAESDLDTQDGLTANLKNPNPQNIVLDDANTPKSSSSNSQLDEVESEPDDFMDALNTIESESENDSDCQTKHEVEQFSSNVDNEVEETIHKVTAHISDHHPSEYESRTLSTSSNENIPCESPNSVSSKSFAHEQEYHISGKSSKLDSSPGIKFSTSADAIDNSKVEFVSDPSSSVSATSILNVQEPLSNKSIRSSNRSQESQADFSSVHSTTFWTNGGLLGLEPSKPPDFAVSNATSPDYVTRSEGEAGLPPNHTSMSSNDGGAPGRLIKDAGNMERVPSSKGSSSLQEDQGTKVEKPGDFHHGNKYSPSYEDGQKITTAVTPGNESQHDSDSKVTPIESSQDNDENSSQRHGFGHGLLVNGFSRKMSLVHDGECEPTRLLRTSTLEQQSWRNEVTHQATPEKAYNEQFGSKYSIDSLMSSPPLEHMKISFHPINGFEDSKLKLKFPDGNHCNASIRDMFPSFQLIPETAIPPRHVGSESDDDTFCRSSPYMSDDCLSHDSESHSDQWESDESPESKDHELYDASRRIFPGESFSSSPQPGEAGNNGICVDRGLPGMYTENGADDLSASLDLPCFDAMNPVVNGKTRDNLVQTNQIELEHLNDSTPLPPPLPPVQWRVSKPHSGISEGKQHSLSKVHEHAFDIKPLESTVPQQPKPAPAVEQKMKEDTIAFKPKSKQQDQQEFNCQKEANQSANGKDIDEKEDFLHQIRTKSFTLRRTATAKPTTLFSGPTASNKVSAILEKANAIRQAVASDDGEDDDTWSDT, from the exons ATGTCTACAGCTTCTAGAAGTCATAAATTGATGGTTCGTGTGCAAAACATTGAAGTTGCACTCCCTCCTCTTGAAAAGGTGGTGCTTTCCCAAACAAGTCATATACATTTTGCGTACACAGCTG GTTCTGAGTGGCACCCTTGTATTCAAAATGAACAAAATCATTTCATCTACAATGACCTGCCACGATTCATTATGGATTCCTATGAAGAATGTCGTGATCCTCCACGTTTGCACTTGCTCGACAA ATTTGACACTGGTGGGCCAGGGTCTTGTTTAAAGAGATATTCAGATCCGACCTTCTTTAGGAGAGCATCTAGTAATGCCACTGAACCAGATGCTGTGAAAGTTCCAAAAGATAAGAGAGCTAGGGAAACCAAG AAAAAACATTCATCACAGAGGAACAGAGACTCGGCCCATCATGCATCAATGTCAAATCATAGTGGCAG AATGCAGTTTACTACTCCAACTATTAATGGACAGACCACTCCTTCTCATACGGCCTCTACAACTGACATGACATTAAAATATGACGCGGGTGATCCTTCAAATTCTTTTGATTCAAGAACTGGTTCAGGGTATGTTGAATGTGTGTTCCAACTAAATTCCTCAGTGCGAGCTGAAGAAGATGGACTGAAGGAATTCTCTTCAAGTTTCATGAAGCGCAATGATGTTCGTGGTTCAGTTTTTCCCGACAGACAACCTGACATTGCAGATAACAATTTTCATCACATTTCTTCACCAGAGCAGATTGCTGCCCTTAGTTCTTCTTGTGTTACTTGGGATGAAAAGGCAGAAATAGTAGAGCCTAGAGGTCAACATGGTGATGAAGTTTCAGAAATGCATGCTGCAGAGTCTGACCTAGATACACAGGATGGATTGACTGCCAATCTTAAAAATCCTAATCCTCAAAATATTGTTCTTGATGATGCAAATACTCCAAAATCAAGCTCTAGTAACAGCCAGCTCGACGAGGTTGAAAGCGAACCAGATGATTTCATGGATGCATTGAACACCATTGAGTCAGAATCTGAAAATGATAGTGATTGCCAAACAAAACATGAAGTTGAGCAATTTTCCTCCAATGTTGACAATGAAGTAGAGGAGACAATACACAAGGTAACAGCACATATTTCAGACCATCATCCATCTGAATATGAATCCCGTACCTTATCCACTTCCTCGAATGAAAACATTCCCTGTGAATCACCCAACTCAGTTTCCTCAAAGAGTTTTGCCCATGAACAGGAATATCATATTTCTGGAAAATCTTCCAAGTTAGACAGTTCACCAGGCATCAAATTTTCTACAAGTGCTGATGCCATTGATAATTCAAAAGTAGAATTTGTTAGTGATCCATCATCTTCTGTCTCTGCAACTTCAATTTTAAATGTACAAGAACCACTGAGCAATAAATCCATAAGAAGTTCCAATAGGTCTCAAGAATCCCAGGCTGATTTTTCCAGTGTTCATTCTACGACATTCTGGACAAATGGTGGCCTTTTAGGACTTGAGCCTTCAAAGCCTCCAGATTTTGCCGTATCAAATGCCACGAGTCCAGATTATGTGACCAGAAGTGAAGGTGAGGCAGGGCTGCCTCCAAATCACACTTCCATGTCAAGCAATGATGGAGGAGCACCTGGAAGATTGATCAAGGATGCAGGAAACATGGAAAGGGTTCCAAGTTCCAAAGGCTCCTCATCATTGCAGGAGGATCAAGGGACCAAAGTAGAAAAACCTGGTGATTTTCATCATGGAAATAAATATAGTCCTAGTTATGAGGATGGACAGAAAATTACCACTGCAGTAACACCAGGAAATGAGTCGCAGCATGATTCAGACTCCAAAGTGACGCCTATTGAGTCCAGTCAGGATAATGATGAAAATTCATCACAAAGGCATGGATTTGGACATGGGTTACTTGTTAATGGTTTTAGTAGAAAGATGTCATTGGTCCATGATGGTGAATGTGAACCAACTAGGTTACTGAGAACTAGTACATTAGAGCAGCAGAGCTGGCGAAATGAAGTTACACATCAAGCAACTCCAGAGAAAGCATACAATGAGCAGTTTGGAAGTAAATATTCTATTGATTCACTTATGTCTTCACCACCATTGGAACATATGAAAATATCTTTCCACCCTATCAATGGCTTTGAGGATTCTAAACTGAAACTGAAGTTTCCTGATGGGAACCACTGTAATGCAAGCATTAGAGACATGTTTCCATCATTTCAATTGATTCCGGAGACTGCTATTCCACCGCGCCATGTGGGTTCTGAATCTGATGATGATACGTTCTGTAGATCATCTCCTTATATGTCTGATGATTGTCTTAGCCATGACTCTGAATCACATTCTGATCAGTGGGAATCTGACGAGTCTCCTGAAAGCAAGGACCATGAGTTGTATGATGCTTCGCGCAGAATATTTCCAGGTGAATCTTTTTCAAGCTCACCGCAGCCTGGGGAAGCTGGCAATAATGGTATTTGCGTTGACAGGGGACTTCCAGGCATGTATACTGAGAATGGTGCAGATGATCTATCTGCTTCATTGGATCTGCCATGTTTTGATGCCATGAACCCTGTAGTGAATGGAAAAACAAGGGATAATTTAGTTCAAACGAATCAAATAGAGTTGGAGCATCTTAACGATTCCACTCCATTGCCACCACCTCTTCCTCCAGTTCAATGGAGAGTTTCAAAGCCCCACTCTGGTATATCAGAAGGCAAACAACATTCTCTATCCAAAGTTCATGAACATGCATTTGATATAAAACCTTTGGAATCTACTGTGCCCCAGCAACCTAAGCCTGCCCCAGCTGTTGAACAGAAAATGAAAGAGGATACTATTGCATTTAAACCTAAAAGCAAG CAACAGGACCAGCAGGAGTTCAATTGCCAGAAAGAAGCTAATCAATCTGCAAATGGCAAGGATATAGATGAAAAGGAAGATTTCTTGCATCAAATCAGAACCAAA TCATTCACTCTGAGACGCACCGCAACAGCAAAGCCTACTACTCTCTTCTCAGGTCCCACTGCGAGCAACAAAGTCAGTGCTATTTTGGAGAAAGCAAACGCAATCCGCCAG GCTGTTGCGAGTGATGATGGGGAAGATGATGATACTTGGAGTGACACTTGA